One genomic segment of Dromaius novaehollandiae isolate bDroNov1 chromosome 12, bDroNov1.hap1, whole genome shotgun sequence includes these proteins:
- the CCDC66 gene encoding coiled-coil domain-containing protein 66 isoform X2: MNLGDGLKLETEILDGKPRLILASYGKSKPAVKMGNKARVPKHALRVRHTGHVSRSTQNDFIKHESLTDPRSESSLSMTKGEKLQITANSSSHEASTKDHSLIFQRDNTSRKLDSENLTVRKSKQKPQNPHTSAEDLRSSLVCLTQEQLEQILMTVKEGTRSLSEVHNEKQEEMAANEASEGNTIALFQKAGEVSSVPDEANSDSSRKQEAYPQPGQKVIKNSWKPADMFSTLGEREGDKALLEFKKSQWKKELDEQVALKKKLKETLEGEVGYFWKRPGSDKTFSEKMGTADPDKTVFPAHSVTTTDENCVCRTILTTEANEVPLSVSSGPAGQCCDFRSSDLPAVNYTALVLGEATLQEQPSSAGKHEQQKKWLEELDKQKEEAKLQKIEEKLNLSKAEEHDRWAMHFDSLKNHLNANAQQPLNGMYKKQPESLCPSPDPKELSAFIHPFSPAALGNLIPSKVGNAEKAAKNSPLEHSQKVSFLRSMTALLDPAQIEERERRRQKQLEHQKAIMAQVEEKRKKKQLEEEQRKWEEQEEEQRLARERELMQKQFEEDLLKQKQKEELMTLKTNELYQTMQKAQELAQRLKQEQRIRDLAQKGHDISKLQKNLGGGDTVFENYNPSISHQSHNFSDDINSKVDQQTSPRKDTAVQTDDFNTSAYAESAEKRTVCCGSPDISIEYKETSNSKKCQKEMQYTDKNKIAEKENDDICSDLYEQFARKDRQVKPVEKCGKRPDWNINKPGKRYIPASERYPKQLQKQREENKVRRQMELLQLVERNTPGNLCQKKGSSSDRSPSPHQEMNRKNKGHAVRKGEQLHKNHLNEERSESAPVPAVKNRLHQGQQKQIHTSNFLALNNDSRREKSINTHTQQRSSPTPVTEPGRPPSSHFIPYVRTNEVYYLDPDAPVTRPSTHDPQYQQFNDSYPTSRQIFSSDHVRDPLLNPDVVKIRERQQAILKGLSELRQGLLQKQKELETGLIPAVAQEENFISPF; the protein is encoded by the exons ATGGGTAATAAAGCCAGAGTCCCTAAACATGCCTTGAGAGTAAGGCATACTGGGCATGTTTCAAGGTCAACACAAAATGACTTTATCAAGCATGAAAGCTTAACAGATCCAAGGAGCGAATCAAGTTTATCAATGACAAAAGGTGAAAAACTGCAAATAACTGCAAATAGCTCCTCACATGAAGCCTCAACTAAAGATCACTCTTTGATTTTCCAAAGAGATAACACAAGCAGAAAGCTTGATTCAGAGAATCTTACTGTtagaaaaagtaaacagaaacCTCAAAACCCACATACCTCAGCTGAAGACCTAAGAAGCAGCTTGGTGTGTTTAACACAAGAGCAGCTTGAACAGATTTTGATGACTGTAAAAGAAGGAACTAGAAGTCTGTCTGAAGTTCACaatgaaaagcaagaggaaatgG CTGCTAATGAGGCATCAGAGGGAAACACTATCGCACTGTTCCAAAAAGCTGGTGAAGTTTCGTCAGTTCCAGATGAAGCTAACTCTGATTCAAGCAGGAAACAAGAAGCATATCCACAGCCAGGACAGAAAGTTAT aAAGAATTCATGGAAACCTGCTGACATGTTTAGTACCTTGGGTGAAAGAGAAGGGGATAAAGCCTTATTAGAATTTAAAAAGTCCCAATGGAAGAAGGAATTAG ATGAACAGGTAGCTCtgaagaagaaactgaaagaaacttTGGAGGGAGAGGTGGGTTATTTCTGGAAAAGACCTGGCAGTGATaaaaccttttcagaaaaaatggGAACAGCTGACCCAGATAAG ACAGTGTTTCCAGCTCATTCAGTTACTACTACTGATGAAAACTGTGTCTGTAGAACTATTTTAACCACAGAGGCTAATGAAGTTCCACTCAGTGTTTCAAGTGGTCCAGCTGGGCAGTGTTGTGATTTCAGGTCTTCTGACTTACCAGCTGTCAATTACACAGCACTTGTGTTAGGG GAAGCTACACTACAGGAACAACCTTCAAGTGCTGGGAAACACGAGCAACAGAAGAAGTGGCTTGAAGAGCTGGACAAACAGAAGGAAGAAGCTAAACtacaaaaaatagaagaaaaactaaatttaTCAAAG GCTGAAGAGCATGACAGATGGGCAATGCATTTTGATTCTTTAAAGAACCACCTTAATGCTAATGCACAACAGCCCTTAAATGGAATGTACAaaaagcagcctgaaagtcttTGCCCATCACCTGATCCTAAGGAGCTGAGTGCTTTTATTCACCCTTTTTCACCTGCAGCTTTAGGCAATCTCATACCCTCAAAGGTGGGAAATGCAGAAAAAGCTGCTAAAAACAGTCCTTTAGAACACAGTCAGAAAGTCAG TTTCCTTCGTTCAATGACAGCTCTCCTTGATCCTGCACAgattgaagagagagagaggcggcGGCAGAAGCAGTTAGAACACCAG AAAGCAATAATGGCTCAAGTAGAAGAAAAGCGGAAGAAGAAACAACTggaggaagagcagagaaaatgGGAAGAACAAGAGGAAGAACAGCGTCTAGCACGAGAAAGAGAACTAATGCAGAAACAGTTTGAAGAAGACctgctgaaacaaaaacaaaaggag GAACTCATGACTCTTAAAACAAATGAGCTCTATCAGACAATGCAGAAAGCTCAGGAATTAGCACAGAGATTAAAACAAGAACAGCGCATTCGAGACTTGGCACAGAAAGGACACGACATTTCAAAACTTCAGAAGAATCTTGGTGGTG gtgATACTGTATTTGAAAATTATAATCCTAGCATTTCACATCAAAGTCATAATTTTTCTGATGACATTAACAGTAAGGTTGATCAGCAGACTTCTCCTCGGAAAGACACTGCTGTACAGACAG atGACTTTAATACGTCAGCATATGCTGAGTCAGCTGAGAAAAGAACTGTGTGTTGCGGATCACCTGATATTTCCATAGAATATAAAGAAACCTCTAACAGCAAAAAATGCCAGAAAGAAATGCAGtatacagataaaaataaaattgcagaaaAAGAGAATGACGACATTTGCAGTGATCTATATGAACAATTTGCAAGAAAAGACAGACAAGTTAAACCTGTGGAAAAATGTGGCAAAAGACCTGACTGGAACATAAACAAACCTGGGAAAAGATACATTCCAGCATCAGAAAGATACCCTAAACAGCTACagaaacaaagggaagaaaacaaagtaagACGACAAATGGAGCTGCTTCAGTTGGTAGAAAGAAACACCCCTGGAAATCTCTGCCAAAAGAAGGGCAGTTCTTCAGACAGGTCTCCTTCACCTCACCAGGAAATGAATAGGAAGAATAAGGGACATGCAGTCAGAAAG GGCGAACAATTACATAAGAATCATTTGAATGAAGAAAG ATCTGAATCAGCACCTGTTCCAGCAGTTAAGAACAGATTACACCAAGGACAACAAAAACAGATACATACTTCTAATTTCCTGGCGCTTAACAACGAtagtagaagagagaaaagtatCAACACGCATACACAACAAAGGAGCTCCCCTACTCCAGTTACCGAACCTGGGAGGCCTCCTTCTTCACACTTTATTCCATATGTTCGAACAAATGAAGTGTATTATCTTGATCCAGATGCGCCAGTGACTAGGCCTTCGACACATGACCCACAATATCAACAGTTTAATG attcTTACCCAACATCCCGACAGATTTTTAGCTCTGATCATGTTAGAGATCCTCTTCTAAATCCTGATGTGGTTAAAATCAGAGAGAGACAACAAGCAATTCTCAAAGGATTGTCAGAATTACGCCAG GGCCTCCTGCAGAAACAGAAGGAGTTGGAGACTGGTTTAATTCCAGCTGTAGCTCAAGAAGAGAACTTTATTTCACCATTTTGA
- the CCDC66 gene encoding coiled-coil domain-containing protein 66 isoform X5: MNLGDGLKLETEILDGKPRLILASYGKSKPAVKMGNKARVPKHALRVRHTGHVSRSTQNDFIKHESLTDPRSESSLSMTKGEKLQITANSSSHEASTKDHSLIFQRDNTSRKLDSENLTVRKSKQKPQNPHTSAEDLRSSLVCLTQEQLEQILMTVKEGTRSLSEVHNEKQEEMAANEASEGNTIALFQKAGEVSSVPDEANSDSSRKQEAYPQPGQKVIKNSWKPADMFSTLGEREGDKALLEFKKSQWKKELDEQVALKKKLKETLEGEVGYFWKRPGSDKTFSEKMGTADPDKEATLQEQPSSAGKHEQQKKWLEELDKQKEEAKLQKIEEKLNLSKAEEHDRWAMHFDSLKNHLNANAQQPLNGMYKKQPESLCPSPDPKELSAFIHPFSPAALGNLIPSKVGNAEKAAKNSPLEHSQKVSFLRSMTALLDPAQIEERERRRQKQLEHQKAIMAQVEEKRKKKQLEEEQRKWEEQEEEQRLARERELMQKQFEEDLLKQKQKEELMTLKTNELYQTMQKAQELAQRLKQEQRIRDLAQKGHDISKLQKNLGGGDTVFENYNPSISHQSHNFSDDINSKVDQQTSPRKDTAVQTDDFNTSAYAESAEKRTVCCGSPDISIEYKETSNSKKCQKEMQYTDKNKIAEKENDDICSDLYEQFARKDRQVKPVEKCGKRPDWNINKPGKRYIPASERYPKQLQKQREENKVRRQMELLQLVERNTPGNLCQKKGSSSDRSPSPHQEMNRKNKGHAVRKGEQLHKNHLNEERSESAPVPAVKNRLHQGQQKQIHTSNFLALNNDSRREKSINTHTQQRSSPTPVTEPGRPPSSHFIPYVRTNEVYYLDPDAPVTRPSTHDPQYQQFNDSYPTSRQIFSSDHVRDPLLNPDVVKIRERQQAILKGLSELRQGLLQKQKELETGLIPAVAQEENFISPF; encoded by the exons ATGGGTAATAAAGCCAGAGTCCCTAAACATGCCTTGAGAGTAAGGCATACTGGGCATGTTTCAAGGTCAACACAAAATGACTTTATCAAGCATGAAAGCTTAACAGATCCAAGGAGCGAATCAAGTTTATCAATGACAAAAGGTGAAAAACTGCAAATAACTGCAAATAGCTCCTCACATGAAGCCTCAACTAAAGATCACTCTTTGATTTTCCAAAGAGATAACACAAGCAGAAAGCTTGATTCAGAGAATCTTACTGTtagaaaaagtaaacagaaacCTCAAAACCCACATACCTCAGCTGAAGACCTAAGAAGCAGCTTGGTGTGTTTAACACAAGAGCAGCTTGAACAGATTTTGATGACTGTAAAAGAAGGAACTAGAAGTCTGTCTGAAGTTCACaatgaaaagcaagaggaaatgG CTGCTAATGAGGCATCAGAGGGAAACACTATCGCACTGTTCCAAAAAGCTGGTGAAGTTTCGTCAGTTCCAGATGAAGCTAACTCTGATTCAAGCAGGAAACAAGAAGCATATCCACAGCCAGGACAGAAAGTTAT aAAGAATTCATGGAAACCTGCTGACATGTTTAGTACCTTGGGTGAAAGAGAAGGGGATAAAGCCTTATTAGAATTTAAAAAGTCCCAATGGAAGAAGGAATTAG ATGAACAGGTAGCTCtgaagaagaaactgaaagaaacttTGGAGGGAGAGGTGGGTTATTTCTGGAAAAGACCTGGCAGTGATaaaaccttttcagaaaaaatggGAACAGCTGACCCAGATAAG GAAGCTACACTACAGGAACAACCTTCAAGTGCTGGGAAACACGAGCAACAGAAGAAGTGGCTTGAAGAGCTGGACAAACAGAAGGAAGAAGCTAAACtacaaaaaatagaagaaaaactaaatttaTCAAAG GCTGAAGAGCATGACAGATGGGCAATGCATTTTGATTCTTTAAAGAACCACCTTAATGCTAATGCACAACAGCCCTTAAATGGAATGTACAaaaagcagcctgaaagtcttTGCCCATCACCTGATCCTAAGGAGCTGAGTGCTTTTATTCACCCTTTTTCACCTGCAGCTTTAGGCAATCTCATACCCTCAAAGGTGGGAAATGCAGAAAAAGCTGCTAAAAACAGTCCTTTAGAACACAGTCAGAAAGTCAG TTTCCTTCGTTCAATGACAGCTCTCCTTGATCCTGCACAgattgaagagagagagaggcggcGGCAGAAGCAGTTAGAACACCAG AAAGCAATAATGGCTCAAGTAGAAGAAAAGCGGAAGAAGAAACAACTggaggaagagcagagaaaatgGGAAGAACAAGAGGAAGAACAGCGTCTAGCACGAGAAAGAGAACTAATGCAGAAACAGTTTGAAGAAGACctgctgaaacaaaaacaaaaggag GAACTCATGACTCTTAAAACAAATGAGCTCTATCAGACAATGCAGAAAGCTCAGGAATTAGCACAGAGATTAAAACAAGAACAGCGCATTCGAGACTTGGCACAGAAAGGACACGACATTTCAAAACTTCAGAAGAATCTTGGTGGTG gtgATACTGTATTTGAAAATTATAATCCTAGCATTTCACATCAAAGTCATAATTTTTCTGATGACATTAACAGTAAGGTTGATCAGCAGACTTCTCCTCGGAAAGACACTGCTGTACAGACAG atGACTTTAATACGTCAGCATATGCTGAGTCAGCTGAGAAAAGAACTGTGTGTTGCGGATCACCTGATATTTCCATAGAATATAAAGAAACCTCTAACAGCAAAAAATGCCAGAAAGAAATGCAGtatacagataaaaataaaattgcagaaaAAGAGAATGACGACATTTGCAGTGATCTATATGAACAATTTGCAAGAAAAGACAGACAAGTTAAACCTGTGGAAAAATGTGGCAAAAGACCTGACTGGAACATAAACAAACCTGGGAAAAGATACATTCCAGCATCAGAAAGATACCCTAAACAGCTACagaaacaaagggaagaaaacaaagtaagACGACAAATGGAGCTGCTTCAGTTGGTAGAAAGAAACACCCCTGGAAATCTCTGCCAAAAGAAGGGCAGTTCTTCAGACAGGTCTCCTTCACCTCACCAGGAAATGAATAGGAAGAATAAGGGACATGCAGTCAGAAAG GGCGAACAATTACATAAGAATCATTTGAATGAAGAAAG ATCTGAATCAGCACCTGTTCCAGCAGTTAAGAACAGATTACACCAAGGACAACAAAAACAGATACATACTTCTAATTTCCTGGCGCTTAACAACGAtagtagaagagagaaaagtatCAACACGCATACACAACAAAGGAGCTCCCCTACTCCAGTTACCGAACCTGGGAGGCCTCCTTCTTCACACTTTATTCCATATGTTCGAACAAATGAAGTGTATTATCTTGATCCAGATGCGCCAGTGACTAGGCCTTCGACACATGACCCACAATATCAACAGTTTAATG attcTTACCCAACATCCCGACAGATTTTTAGCTCTGATCATGTTAGAGATCCTCTTCTAAATCCTGATGTGGTTAAAATCAGAGAGAGACAACAAGCAATTCTCAAAGGATTGTCAGAATTACGCCAG GGCCTCCTGCAGAAACAGAAGGAGTTGGAGACTGGTTTAATTCCAGCTGTAGCTCAAGAAGAGAACTTTATTTCACCATTTTGA
- the CCDC66 gene encoding coiled-coil domain-containing protein 66 isoform X4, with the protein MNLGDGLKLETEILDGKPRLILASYVGKSKPAVKMGNKARVPKHALRVRHTGHVSRSTQNDFIKHESLTDPRSESSLSMTKGEKLQITANSSSHEASTKDHSLIFQRDNTSRKLDSENLTVRKSKQKPQNPHTSAEDLRSSLVCLTQEQLEQILMTVKEGTRSLSEVHNEKQEEMAANEASEGNTIALFQKAGEVSSVPDEANSDSSRKQEAYPQPGQKVIKNSWKPADMFSTLGEREGDKALLEFKKSQWKKELDEQVALKKKLKETLEGEVGYFWKRPGSDKTFSEKMGTADPDKEATLQEQPSSAGKHEQQKKWLEELDKQKEEAKLQKIEEKLNLSKAEEHDRWAMHFDSLKNHLNANAQQPLNGMYKKQPESLCPSPDPKELSAFIHPFSPAALGNLIPSKVGNAEKAAKNSPLEHSQKVSFLRSMTALLDPAQIEERERRRQKQLEHQKAIMAQVEEKRKKKQLEEEQRKWEEQEEEQRLARERELMQKQFEEDLLKQKQKEELMTLKTNELYQTMQKAQELAQRLKQEQRIRDLAQKGHDISKLQKNLGGGDTVFENYNPSISHQSHNFSDDINSKVDQQTSPRKDTAVQTDDFNTSAYAESAEKRTVCCGSPDISIEYKETSNSKKCQKEMQYTDKNKIAEKENDDICSDLYEQFARKDRQVKPVEKCGKRPDWNINKPGKRYIPASERYPKQLQKQREENKVRRQMELLQLVERNTPGNLCQKKGSSSDRSPSPHQEMNRKNKGHAVRKGEQLHKNHLNEERSESAPVPAVKNRLHQGQQKQIHTSNFLALNNDSRREKSINTHTQQRSSPTPVTEPGRPPSSHFIPYVRTNEVYYLDPDAPVTRPSTHDPQYQQFNDSYPTSRQIFSSDHVRDPLLNPDVVKIRERQQAILKGLSELRQGLLQKQKELETGLIPAVAQEENFISPF; encoded by the exons ATGGGTAATAAAGCCAGAGTCCCTAAACATGCCTTGAGAGTAAGGCATACTGGGCATGTTTCAAGGTCAACACAAAATGACTTTATCAAGCATGAAAGCTTAACAGATCCAAGGAGCGAATCAAGTTTATCAATGACAAAAGGTGAAAAACTGCAAATAACTGCAAATAGCTCCTCACATGAAGCCTCAACTAAAGATCACTCTTTGATTTTCCAAAGAGATAACACAAGCAGAAAGCTTGATTCAGAGAATCTTACTGTtagaaaaagtaaacagaaacCTCAAAACCCACATACCTCAGCTGAAGACCTAAGAAGCAGCTTGGTGTGTTTAACACAAGAGCAGCTTGAACAGATTTTGATGACTGTAAAAGAAGGAACTAGAAGTCTGTCTGAAGTTCACaatgaaaagcaagaggaaatgG CTGCTAATGAGGCATCAGAGGGAAACACTATCGCACTGTTCCAAAAAGCTGGTGAAGTTTCGTCAGTTCCAGATGAAGCTAACTCTGATTCAAGCAGGAAACAAGAAGCATATCCACAGCCAGGACAGAAAGTTAT aAAGAATTCATGGAAACCTGCTGACATGTTTAGTACCTTGGGTGAAAGAGAAGGGGATAAAGCCTTATTAGAATTTAAAAAGTCCCAATGGAAGAAGGAATTAG ATGAACAGGTAGCTCtgaagaagaaactgaaagaaacttTGGAGGGAGAGGTGGGTTATTTCTGGAAAAGACCTGGCAGTGATaaaaccttttcagaaaaaatggGAACAGCTGACCCAGATAAG GAAGCTACACTACAGGAACAACCTTCAAGTGCTGGGAAACACGAGCAACAGAAGAAGTGGCTTGAAGAGCTGGACAAACAGAAGGAAGAAGCTAAACtacaaaaaatagaagaaaaactaaatttaTCAAAG GCTGAAGAGCATGACAGATGGGCAATGCATTTTGATTCTTTAAAGAACCACCTTAATGCTAATGCACAACAGCCCTTAAATGGAATGTACAaaaagcagcctgaaagtcttTGCCCATCACCTGATCCTAAGGAGCTGAGTGCTTTTATTCACCCTTTTTCACCTGCAGCTTTAGGCAATCTCATACCCTCAAAGGTGGGAAATGCAGAAAAAGCTGCTAAAAACAGTCCTTTAGAACACAGTCAGAAAGTCAG TTTCCTTCGTTCAATGACAGCTCTCCTTGATCCTGCACAgattgaagagagagagaggcggcGGCAGAAGCAGTTAGAACACCAG AAAGCAATAATGGCTCAAGTAGAAGAAAAGCGGAAGAAGAAACAACTggaggaagagcagagaaaatgGGAAGAACAAGAGGAAGAACAGCGTCTAGCACGAGAAAGAGAACTAATGCAGAAACAGTTTGAAGAAGACctgctgaaacaaaaacaaaaggag GAACTCATGACTCTTAAAACAAATGAGCTCTATCAGACAATGCAGAAAGCTCAGGAATTAGCACAGAGATTAAAACAAGAACAGCGCATTCGAGACTTGGCACAGAAAGGACACGACATTTCAAAACTTCAGAAGAATCTTGGTGGTG gtgATACTGTATTTGAAAATTATAATCCTAGCATTTCACATCAAAGTCATAATTTTTCTGATGACATTAACAGTAAGGTTGATCAGCAGACTTCTCCTCGGAAAGACACTGCTGTACAGACAG atGACTTTAATACGTCAGCATATGCTGAGTCAGCTGAGAAAAGAACTGTGTGTTGCGGATCACCTGATATTTCCATAGAATATAAAGAAACCTCTAACAGCAAAAAATGCCAGAAAGAAATGCAGtatacagataaaaataaaattgcagaaaAAGAGAATGACGACATTTGCAGTGATCTATATGAACAATTTGCAAGAAAAGACAGACAAGTTAAACCTGTGGAAAAATGTGGCAAAAGACCTGACTGGAACATAAACAAACCTGGGAAAAGATACATTCCAGCATCAGAAAGATACCCTAAACAGCTACagaaacaaagggaagaaaacaaagtaagACGACAAATGGAGCTGCTTCAGTTGGTAGAAAGAAACACCCCTGGAAATCTCTGCCAAAAGAAGGGCAGTTCTTCAGACAGGTCTCCTTCACCTCACCAGGAAATGAATAGGAAGAATAAGGGACATGCAGTCAGAAAG GGCGAACAATTACATAAGAATCATTTGAATGAAGAAAG ATCTGAATCAGCACCTGTTCCAGCAGTTAAGAACAGATTACACCAAGGACAACAAAAACAGATACATACTTCTAATTTCCTGGCGCTTAACAACGAtagtagaagagagaaaagtatCAACACGCATACACAACAAAGGAGCTCCCCTACTCCAGTTACCGAACCTGGGAGGCCTCCTTCTTCACACTTTATTCCATATGTTCGAACAAATGAAGTGTATTATCTTGATCCAGATGCGCCAGTGACTAGGCCTTCGACACATGACCCACAATATCAACAGTTTAATG attcTTACCCAACATCCCGACAGATTTTTAGCTCTGATCATGTTAGAGATCCTCTTCTAAATCCTGATGTGGTTAAAATCAGAGAGAGACAACAAGCAATTCTCAAAGGATTGTCAGAATTACGCCAG GGCCTCCTGCAGAAACAGAAGGAGTTGGAGACTGGTTTAATTCCAGCTGTAGCTCAAGAAGAGAACTTTATTTCACCATTTTGA